In Pedobacter sp. WC2423, the following are encoded in one genomic region:
- a CDS encoding ATP-binding protein translates to MNKNFELFISESIILSELQRKSAIKSDFAGYIELFNTFRTIVAMETRFIVQTFPEYTPHDEEFHLKRLFGLADKILGENIISTLNATELLILSLAVYGHDWGMAVSIAEKSVITGTEELNEGDKDLYLENELEKYKLYQLDAHENMGTSDDQNWQEYVRMTHAMRSAVRVNKYFNNIDNGIGQATARVCIGHWLDYRNLRDSEIYPTHYIVKGESINLRALSLYLRLVDLFDLSNERTPFVIYKYTAPKSLRSQMEWAKHKAVNSLTTLNYQSSRIIQVDGQTNDYQVYAALTDLKLYCQEQLRLANELFAEMDGRFHLNIFDLKWNIIPVNFDPISIKFEFDRTRMFEVLSDEIYQGDKYVFLRELLQNSIDAIRLRKELVEKQAGYKLNNFGKINIDVSASSDGNITVKISDNGIGMDLYIIENYLSVAGRSYYTSKEFKKLGLNIDPISRFGVGILSAFMVAESVSIETIRDRTISPDSKRITVDIPSVDQQFRIRATSEANYQPGTSVTVNIASIHFNNSSASNRLLKVTEYLKRIAGYIDIPIFIDEFGIKTVIVQKGAMLTETGDFAVLESGFKLDIENVFFPQSLKLAKDTFEIKTYSLENDLNLPGITGEVSYLIPKDPFLKLRHGGTSWPSADYTIVSDAKRLHQRHLKFYMEWARYKEHFMQAKNAGLAESSNCMSTFQCYLDGILVPKVNAPKSLEEFSVLQHGSPYLINYFNNEYFAVCFLSANFTKKLLKNISISRTNIKNDQTWDTYISPVLFEFILKSNYQKIKAENLKERALHIAQLIFIYRIPLELLIEKIGIDEFPVAWISQGGEIEFKTWGQYSDSNVYLQPLMSVWFSPNIRFAFGEQDQKIENTLTEWKGDELLIDQNAIGDEESTHRYLSVQANIVCTFGISLLPYTHRFEHFRFISSPWEDGAPLIQQVWRPTSDEDISDGSDLVELSVNPYFKIDLKDLEVFLVSLFDGLDEEFDLFPAIGTFDTPFEESLAYGISWMNFLHPFTKIFVRILCCINMRIETPTNSVAWATLVDKMRELPFFDPNGYKYSSISIEEINLVISEINEMISLNNLITAYQPLPVILFEDFVEDSIYESEDGQTYTFYNNAPTKIMSLNEFYPDILP, encoded by the coding sequence ATGAACAAAAATTTTGAACTGTTTATTTCTGAATCAATAATATTATCGGAGCTGCAAAGAAAATCAGCGATAAAATCCGATTTCGCGGGCTATATAGAGCTTTTCAACACATTTCGGACTATAGTTGCAATGGAAACGCGTTTCATTGTTCAAACCTTTCCCGAATATACACCCCATGACGAGGAGTTTCATCTAAAGAGACTTTTTGGATTAGCAGATAAAATTTTAGGAGAGAACATCATTTCAACACTTAATGCCACCGAGCTGCTCATATTAAGTTTAGCAGTTTACGGACATGACTGGGGTATGGCTGTTTCAATTGCGGAAAAATCAGTTATCACTGGTACCGAAGAACTGAATGAAGGTGACAAGGATTTATACCTTGAAAATGAATTGGAAAAGTACAAATTATATCAACTTGATGCCCACGAAAACATGGGCACCTCAGATGACCAAAATTGGCAGGAGTATGTGCGGATGACCCACGCTATGCGTAGCGCAGTCAGGGTAAACAAATACTTTAATAACATTGACAATGGAATTGGGCAGGCTACCGCGAGAGTTTGCATTGGCCATTGGTTAGACTACAGGAATTTGCGCGATTCGGAAATATATCCAACTCACTACATAGTGAAAGGAGAAAGTATCAACCTGAGAGCCTTATCATTGTACCTTAGATTAGTTGATCTCTTTGACCTATCTAACGAGAGAACACCGTTTGTTATTTACAAATACACAGCTCCCAAATCCCTTCGATCTCAAATGGAATGGGCTAAACATAAAGCAGTCAATTCTTTAACAACCTTAAACTATCAAAGCAGCAGAATCATCCAGGTAGATGGACAAACTAATGATTATCAAGTCTACGCAGCGTTGACCGACTTGAAATTATACTGTCAGGAGCAACTTCGACTCGCAAATGAGTTGTTTGCGGAAATGGATGGGCGCTTTCATCTGAACATATTTGACTTGAAATGGAACATCATACCAGTTAATTTTGATCCGATCTCTATCAAATTTGAATTCGACAGAACACGGATGTTTGAAGTACTGAGTGATGAGATTTATCAGGGTGATAAATATGTTTTCCTCCGGGAGCTTTTGCAAAATAGTATAGATGCGATCAGACTAAGAAAGGAACTCGTAGAAAAACAGGCTGGTTACAAACTAAACAATTTCGGTAAAATTAACATTGATGTATCTGCTTCTTCGGATGGAAATATAACCGTAAAAATTTCAGATAACGGTATCGGTATGGATCTTTACATTATTGAAAATTACCTGAGCGTTGCAGGCCGGAGCTATTACACCAGTAAAGAGTTCAAAAAACTTGGGCTTAATATCGATCCCATTTCTAGGTTCGGCGTTGGGATATTGAGCGCATTTATGGTTGCGGAGAGCGTGAGTATTGAAACTATCCGTGACAGAACCATATCTCCTGATAGTAAGAGAATCACTGTAGATATACCCTCAGTTGATCAGCAATTCCGGATCAGGGCAACTAGCGAGGCTAATTATCAGCCTGGAACCAGTGTAACAGTGAATATAGCTTCCATTCACTTTAACAATTCATCAGCTTCAAACCGACTACTTAAGGTTACAGAATATTTAAAGCGAATTGCCGGATACATTGATATCCCAATCTTTATCGATGAGTTTGGTATCAAAACTGTGATTGTCCAAAAAGGTGCAATGCTTACTGAGACCGGGGATTTCGCAGTTCTAGAATCCGGCTTCAAACTGGATATCGAAAATGTGTTTTTTCCACAAAGTTTGAAACTTGCGAAAGATACTTTTGAGATTAAGACCTATTCTCTGGAAAACGATTTAAACCTTCCTGGAATTACCGGCGAGGTTAGTTATCTGATCCCAAAAGATCCATTCCTTAAGCTAAGACACGGGGGCACATCCTGGCCGTCTGCCGATTACACGATCGTGTCCGATGCCAAACGTTTACACCAACGCCATCTAAAGTTTTACATGGAATGGGCTAGATATAAAGAACATTTTATGCAAGCGAAAAATGCCGGATTAGCTGAAAGTTCAAATTGTATGTCTACCTTCCAGTGTTATCTTGACGGTATCCTGGTGCCAAAAGTAAATGCTCCGAAGTCGCTAGAAGAATTTTCGGTTCTTCAGCACGGTAGCCCCTACCTGATCAACTATTTTAACAATGAGTATTTTGCAGTATGCTTTTTATCCGCCAATTTTACAAAGAAATTACTTAAAAACATAAGCATTTCAAGAACGAACATTAAAAATGATCAAACCTGGGATACATACATCAGTCCGGTACTTTTTGAGTTCATTCTCAAAAGCAATTATCAAAAAATAAAAGCGGAAAACCTTAAAGAAAGAGCTCTACATATCGCGCAACTTATCTTCATATATCGTATTCCTTTAGAATTATTGATTGAAAAAATAGGAATTGATGAATTTCCAGTTGCATGGATAAGCCAGGGGGGGGAAATTGAGTTTAAAACATGGGGCCAATATTCAGATTCCAACGTGTATTTGCAACCACTGATGTCGGTCTGGTTCTCGCCGAACATTCGCTTCGCCTTCGGTGAACAAGATCAAAAAATTGAAAACACTTTAACAGAATGGAAGGGTGATGAACTGTTAATTGACCAAAATGCTATTGGTGATGAGGAATCAACCCATAGGTATCTGTCTGTTCAGGCAAACATCGTCTGTACATTTGGCATTTCACTATTACCCTATACCCATCGCTTTGAGCATTTCAGATTTATAAGTTCACCCTGGGAGGATGGGGCTCCCCTGATCCAGCAGGTTTGGAGACCAACTTCCGATGAGGATATTTCTGATGGATCCGATTTGGTCGAACTTTCTGTAAATCCATACTTCAAAATTGATCTTAAAGATTTAGAGGTTTTCCTTGTCAGTTTATTTGATGGACTGGACGAAGAATTTGATTTGTTCCCCGCTATCGGAACTTTCGACACACCTTTTGAAGAAAGCCTGGCCTACGGTATAAGCTGGATGAATTTCTTGCATCCTTTCACCAAAATATTCGTTCGCATACTCTGCTGTATCAATATGCGTATCGAAACACCTACGAATTCAGTTGCTTGGGCGACTTTAGTAGACAAAATGAGAGAGTTGCCATTTTTCGATCCAAATGGATACAAATATTCTTCTATATCTATTGAGGAAATTAATCTAGTGATATCAGAAATTAACGAAATGATCAGTTTAAATAACTTGATAACCGCATATCAGCCTCTGCCAGTCATTCTTTTTGAAGATTTTGTTGAGGACTCAATCTATGAATCGGAAGACGGTCAGACCTACACGTTTTACAATAATGCACCAACGAAAATAATGTCCTTAAATGAATTCTATCCCGACATTTTACCATAA
- a CDS encoding RES domain-containing protein — MMPEINLTELRNILKGLSELDLNAVSYDEVMKIINSEIVLPVLVTEIHKGHYIERIRINKPDQIFTSKNELSYRTDLENIKTFGRANSPGKSMFYGSVISSPIPLPRIVALAETDELLRSREKGTVDKDIVMTVSKWRINENIRIAEMVFKKDRIPTTPEIEKAYNFHLALFRESMPEEEVQKLISILEFYSEEFAKPEIATDCDYKISAAYAESAFNNGSVQGIIYPSVRTDYEGSNVALLPKAVDECLQFEEAIITLVQIRGKKVFLDNPYRTGLVDVDQLKWYEMEQASQKVKDDFFNGNSWQNIKE, encoded by the coding sequence ATGATGCCAGAAATTAACTTGACTGAATTGAGAAATATACTGAAAGGACTTTCAGAACTGGATTTGAATGCCGTATCCTATGATGAGGTAATGAAGATCATTAATTCTGAGATTGTTTTACCAGTTTTAGTTACTGAAATCCACAAAGGACACTACATCGAGCGGATAAGGATCAATAAACCAGATCAAATATTTACTTCAAAAAATGAACTGTCCTACAGGACTGATCTTGAAAATATCAAAACATTTGGACGAGCTAACTCTCCAGGGAAATCGATGTTTTACGGATCGGTAATTAGTAGTCCTATCCCGCTTCCAAGAATTGTTGCACTGGCAGAAACCGATGAGCTTTTACGAAGTCGGGAAAAGGGAACTGTTGACAAAGATATCGTTATGACAGTAAGCAAATGGAGGATCAACGAAAATATAAGGATTGCAGAAATGGTATTCAAAAAGGACAGAATCCCTACAACGCCGGAAATTGAGAAAGCCTATAATTTTCACCTCGCACTCTTTCGAGAAAGCATGCCAGAAGAAGAGGTACAGAAACTTATTTCAATTTTGGAATTTTACTCCGAGGAGTTTGCTAAGCCAGAAATCGCTACGGATTGCGACTATAAAATTAGTGCTGCCTACGCTGAGAGTGCTTTTAACAATGGCAGTGTTCAGGGAATCATCTATCCAAGTGTGAGGACAGATTACGAGGGTAGCAATGTCGCTTTGTTACCGAAAGCCGTAGATGAATGTCTGCAGTTCGAAGAGGCCATTATCACACTCGTTCAGATTAGGGGCAAGAAAGTATTTTTGGATAACCCTTATCGGACAGGGTTGGTTGATGTTGATCAATTGAAGTGGTATGAGATGGAACAGGCCTCTCAAAAAGTTAAAGACGATTTTTTTAACGGTAATTCTTGGCAAAATATTAAGGAATGA
- a CDS encoding IS1182 family transposase, with product MYRHLKEQIDFSFLYSLTQKYYGREGQKSIDPIVFMKLMLAGYLENLNSDHRIINMAAMRMDILYFIGYDLGEQLPWHSTLSRTRQLYGQEVFMELFKRVLKQCIDKGMVSGRRQAVDSVYIKANASLDSMVEREILSDAEVFSAELSQQEDDSCFEVKLERPRDYDELKPKKNPGNKTHYSTSDPDARMSVKPGKAAAMNYLGQVGVDMESHVITHLEAFRADKRDQQCSPELLPKLVETLKENGLQVQELVADAGYSSLPALKAIEDQGLTGYIPNNHNFIYQREGFTYQASENLYVCPRGGSLTYRDTYLTVTGYKQVYKLSKLVCRECSMQNECPVMTVNGGVINEVVGKHYYDRMHERMQTRKVKILMKKRQSTVEPVIGTLVTYLGMKKVGCKGLAGVNKCLALAAAAYNLKKMLKYRSRKILSQVQVLEKNLQKGWRTLLPLIKTVYPSISGSYKIHH from the coding sequence ATCTACCGCCATCTCAAAGAGCAGATCGATTTTAGTTTCCTTTACAGTCTCACTCAGAAGTATTATGGCCGAGAAGGGCAAAAGAGCATCGATCCTATAGTATTCATGAAGCTCATGCTCGCTGGCTATCTGGAAAACCTCAACAGTGACCATCGGATTATCAATATGGCGGCAATGCGAATGGATATCCTTTATTTTATTGGCTATGACCTTGGAGAGCAGCTCCCCTGGCATAGTACCCTGAGTAGAACCCGGCAATTGTATGGACAAGAGGTCTTTATGGAACTGTTCAAACGGGTACTTAAGCAATGTATTGATAAAGGTATGGTCAGTGGACGGCGCCAGGCTGTTGACAGCGTTTACATCAAGGCCAACGCCTCACTGGATAGTATGGTGGAGCGGGAAATCCTATCAGATGCCGAGGTTTTCAGTGCAGAGCTGTCTCAACAAGAAGATGATTCCTGTTTTGAAGTCAAACTGGAACGGCCAAGAGACTATGATGAGTTGAAGCCCAAAAAGAATCCTGGTAATAAAACACATTATAGCACCTCTGATCCTGATGCACGGATGTCCGTCAAGCCTGGTAAGGCAGCTGCGATGAATTACCTGGGGCAGGTTGGCGTAGATATGGAAAGTCATGTGATCACCCATTTGGAAGCCTTCAGGGCAGACAAACGGGACCAACAGTGCTCGCCAGAGCTGCTCCCCAAACTGGTTGAAACCCTGAAGGAGAACGGATTACAGGTGCAGGAGCTTGTAGCCGATGCAGGCTATAGTAGCCTACCGGCATTAAAGGCGATCGAAGACCAGGGGTTGACGGGCTATATCCCCAATAACCATAATTTCATCTATCAACGAGAGGGCTTTACCTACCAGGCCAGTGAAAACCTGTATGTTTGCCCCAGGGGTGGATCATTAACCTATAGGGATACCTATCTCACCGTGACAGGATATAAACAGGTATACAAACTAAGCAAACTGGTGTGCAGGGAATGCAGTATGCAGAACGAATGTCCAGTCATGACGGTCAATGGAGGGGTTATTAATGAGGTTGTGGGTAAACATTACTATGATCGCATGCATGAGCGGATGCAGACGCGAAAGGTAAAGATACTGATGAAAAAGCGCCAAAGTACGGTTGAACCAGTGATCGGAACTTTAGTGACCTACCTGGGGATGAAAAAAGTAGGATGCAAAGGGTTGGCCGGAGTAAATAAGTGCCTGGCTCTGGCTGCAGCAGCCTATAACCTCAAAAAAATGTTAAAATATCGCTCTCGCAAGATCTTAAGTCAAGTACAAGTGCTTGAAAAGAACCTGCAAAAGGGTTGGAGAACATTATTACCACTCATTAAAACTGTATATCCCAGTATATCGGGCTCATATAAAATCCATCACTGA
- a CDS encoding helix-turn-helix domain-containing protein has translation METPTKSNKVHIGRKISRIREIRGIKQDFLAIELGVSQQTISKIEQSQEVEDAMLEKIAKVLGVTKEAIYQFSDDAVINYFNTFNDNSFNNGAYNAFNCNFNPIEKLMEALDANKELYERLLASEREKNELLKNK, from the coding sequence ATGGAAACGCCTACAAAATCTAACAAAGTTCACATCGGCAGAAAGATCAGCCGTATCAGGGAAATACGTGGTATAAAACAAGATTTTCTTGCTATTGAACTTGGCGTAAGCCAGCAGACCATTTCTAAGATAGAGCAAAGTCAGGAAGTTGAAGATGCAATGTTGGAAAAAATTGCAAAGGTTTTAGGCGTTACTAAGGAAGCAATATATCAGTTTTCGGACGATGCAGTGATTAATTACTTTAACACTTTTAACGATAATAGTTTCAATAATGGAGCTTACAATGCATTCAATTGTAATTTTAATCCTATTGAAAAATTAATGGAAGCCCTAGACGCAAACAAAGAGCTGTATGAGCGCCTGCTTGCTAGCGAGCGTGAAAAAAATGAGCTTTTAAAAAATAAGTAA